The sequence CTCCGACTCCTCCAACGCGGGCGCCGCCGGCCCTGACCACCTCACCTTCGACCTGGCGGACCAGTCGAAGATGTCGTTGTCGTTCTACGGCAAGCGGCCCGGTCCGGGGATGCGGTTGGAGAAGCTGTCGATGCAGTTCTCCACCAGCGAGACCACGTCCGCGCCCGATGTGATGGAAGCGTATGAGCGGCTCATCCTGGATGCGATGAACGGTGATCGTTCTCTCTTCGCCAACGCCGAAGGCATTGAGTCGCTGTGGGAAGCCTCGCAGCCGCTGCTCGACAACCCGCCGCCGGTGCGCCTGTACTCGCCGGGCTCCTGGGGTCCGAATGCGATCCATCAACTGATCGCCCCGCGGACGTGGCGATTGCCGTTCGAACGCTCCTGGCGCGACACCCCTGACCCGAGGTCAGGCTGATGGCGGCGCCCCGCTGCCCGGGAGCCGGAGCACCAGGCGAGCGCCGCCGGCCGGTGATCGCTCGGCAGTGACCGAGCCGCCCTGGCGCTCGGCCACCTGGCGGACGATGGCGAGGCCGAGTCCTGAGCCCACCATGCTGCGGGCCTCGGAGGAGCGGTAGAACCGTTCGAAGATCTGGCCCAGCTCTGCCTCGGGGATGCCGGGGCCTTCGTCGTCGACGGTGAGCGTGCCGTGTGTGAGCCGGACTGACACGGTGCCGGTCGGCGGGCTCCACTTCGCGGCGTTGTCGAGCAGGTTGGTGATCGCCCGTTGGAGGCCCGACAAGTCGCCCATGACCCACCACGGCTCGGATTCGACGGCCCACGTCAGTCTCGGCGCTCGACGGCGTACGCGATCCAGCGCACCGTCGAGGAGGTCGGCAATGTCCACGGTGTCGATCACCGGCGTACGGGGCTCGTCCCGCGCGAGTTCGACGAGGTCGCCGATCAGGGCGGTCATCTCCTCGGCCTGTGCCCGGAGGTCGGCGAGCAGGTCGTCGCGTTGTGCGTCCGGCAACGAGCCGCCTGCCTGAGCGAGGAGATCGACATTCGTACGCAGCGACGTCAGGGGCGTACGCAGTTCGTGGGAGGCGTCGGCGACCAGCTGTCGCTGGCGGTCTCGAGAGGCTGAGAGTGCGGCCAGCAATTGGTTGAACGACACCGAGAGCCGGGCGACTTCGTCCTCGCCCAGGACCGGGATGGGTGAGAGGTCCTCGGTCCGCGCGATGACCTCGAGGTCGGCCGACAGCCGTTTGATCGGCCGCAGACCGCTCGCCGAGGCGAGCCCGGCTGCCAGACCGACGAGCAGGATGCCGACCGCGGCGAACCCGATGGTCACGACGAGGACCCGGTCGAGGATCGCGTCCTCGTCGTCGAGGGATTCGGCGAGGAGGAGGACGGTCTGGGTGCCGACGACCTTCACGGCCGCGACGCGATAACTCGTCCCGTTCAGGTCGGCGGTACGCAGTGACGTCGTCTGCTCGTCGCGCAGGACGGCGAGCTCGGCCTTGCTGGGCTCGGGGAAGCCGCCGCCGATGGTGTCGGGCACCAGCACCCTGCCATCGGGTTGCAGGAATGCTGCCCGGAGGCCGGCGGCACCCAACGCCCAGGTCGGGACCAATGTGCCGCCGCGCAGGTCGTTGAGGACGTCCTTGTCGATGGCGGCGGTGTGCGCGCGCGTGAGCAGCGACTTGTCGAGCGAGTGGCTGATCTGGCGGCTGACGACGAAGTAGAGCCCGATCGACAGCGCGATGATCGCAACGCCGACCGCACACGTGGTCAGGGCGGTGACTCTGGTGGCGAGTGACCGCCGGAACGGCAGCCTCATGACTCCTTGAGCACGTACCCGATGCCGCGGACCGTCTGGATGAGGCGCGGCAGCCCGTTGACCTCCGTCTTGCGCCGGAGGTAGCCGACGTAGACCTCCAGGGAGTTGGCACTGGTCGCGAACTCATAGCCCCAGACCTCGTCGAGGATGAACTGGCGATCCAGGACACGACGCGGACGACGCAGGAACATCTCGAGCAGCGTGAACTCGGTGCGCGTCAACGGGATCCGCTCACCGCCGCGCAGCACCTCGCGGCCACCGACGTTCATCGCGAGATCGGCGAACGTCAGCCACTCCTCGCCGTCGGTGCTGTTGGGCGTCGCGCGACGCAGGAGAGCGCGTACGCGGGCGAGCAACTCCTGCAGGTCGAACGGCTTCGGCAGGTAGTCATCGGCCCCTGCGTCGAGGCCCTCGACACGGTCTCCGACGGAGTCGCGAGCCGTGAGGACGAGGATCGGGACGTCGTTGCCCGCCGAGCGCAGCGCACGGGTCATCTCGAGCCCGTCCAGGCGCGGCATCATGACGTCCGCGATCAACAGGTCAGGCGCGATCGAACTCAGGTTCGCGAGTGCTTCGGCCCCGTCGGAAGCCAGCGCCACGTCGAAGCCGTTGAACTCGAGCGATCGCCGCAGCGAGTCGCGTACGGCCTGGTCATCGTCGATCACCAGGATGCGCGGATTCGGAGCCGAAGTCATGGGGACACTGTGCCATCCGTGCCCGAGCCCTGCCTGAGACTGCGCTGAGTACGCGTACGCTCCCGCATGTGACGTGGTTCGAATCGCCCTCTGCTGCGCTGACCGCACTCGGCTCGTCCGGGTACCTCGCCGACCAGGCGACAGCGACCACTGCCTTCCTTGCGGGGGCTGTCGGGAAGCCGCTCCTGCTCGAGGGTCCGGCCGGTGTCGGCAAGACCGAGTTCGCCAAGGCGGTTGCTCGCGCGACGGGCGCGGAACTCATCCGTCTGCAGTGCTACGAGGGTCTGGACGAGGCTCGGGCACTGTACGAGTGGAACTACAAGAAGCAGTTGCTCCGGATCCAGGCCAGTGATGCGTCCTGGGACGACGCCCGCGACGACATCTTCAGCGACGAGTTCCTGCTCTCGCGCCCGTTGCTGACGGCGATCCGCCGACCTACGCCGACGGTGCTGTTGATCGACGAGGTCGACAAGACCGATGTCGAGGTGGAAGGCCTGTTGCTGGAGGTGCTCTCGGACTTCCAGGTGACCATCCCCGAACTCGGCACGATCGAGGCCGTCCATCGGCCGTACGTGGTGCTGACCTCGAACGCCGCCCGCGAGTTGTCGGAGGCGCTGAAGCGACGCTGCCTTTACCTGTACCTCGACTACCCGAGCGCCGAGCGTGAGCGGGAGATCATCACCAGCCAGGTGCCGGAACTCTCCGACAAGGTGGCTCGTCAGTTGGTCACCGTGGTGGCTCGACTGCGCGAACTCGAGCTCAAGAAGTCGCCGTCGATCGCGGAGTCCGTCGACTGGGCGCGGACGCTGATCGCCCTTCAGATCCGGTCGCTCGACGACGAGGCGATCGACACGACCCTCGGCGTCGTCCTCAAGCACGCCTCGGACCAGGACCGCGCTGCTCGCGAGTTGCGACTGCCGAGTCACGACAGCCGCAAACGTCGATGAGCCTGCTCGACCGGCACGTCGCATTCCTGGAGGCGCTGCGCGCCGCCGGCCTGCCGGTCTCGCTCTCCGAGGACCTCGACGCGGTCTCGGCCCTCTCGGCGGTGGCTTGGTCATCCCGCGACACCGTGCGTGACGTATACGCCGCGACGCTGGTGAAGCGCCAGTCGAACCGGGCCACCTTCGAGTCGCTCTTCGACCTCTACTTCCCGCGTCTCGTCGGGGACGGGACGCGGGCGCAGGACCCGAGCCTTGCCGATGAGGATGCGGCGGCAACCACCGCGGCGGTCGTTGGCGAACTGCGCGAAGCCCTGATGGAAGCTGCCGAGGCCGGGGACACCGACCGGATGCGCGAGCTCGCTGCACAGGCGATGGCGCAGTTGGGTGCGATGCCGGGTCGGGGTCCGGGTCTGTCCTCCTGGTCGTCGTACACGGCCCTGCGGCGGATCGATGCCGATGAGTTGATCGGCCAACTCGTCGAGGGCCTGATGGCCGCCGGTTGGACGCGCGAGGAGGCGGAGCGTACGGCTTCGCGTCGTCTCGGACAGTTCACCGGTCTGGTCGAGGCTGATGCCCGGCGCCGGATCGCGGAGGAGAAGGGCCCCGATCACGTCGCCCGGATCACGGTCCGGCCGTCGATCGACAGGCTCGACTTCCTCTCGATGCGGCGCACCGACATCGAGGAACTTCGTGCCGAGGTCTACCCGCTCGCCCGTCGGCTCGCGACGCGTCTTGCGCGCGAGCAGCACGCCAGGCGACGGGGGCCGCTCGACTTCCGGCGCACCGTCCGGGCCTCGTTGGCGTACGGCGGGGTGCCGCTGGAGACCCACCACAAGCCCAAGCGCCCCCATCGCAACGAACTCGTCGTGCTCTGTGACGTCTCCGGCTCGGT comes from Nocardioides baekrokdamisoli and encodes:
- a CDS encoding sensor histidine kinase; the protein is MRLPFRRSLATRVTALTTCAVGVAIIALSIGLYFVVSRQISHSLDKSLLTRAHTAAIDKDVLNDLRGGTLVPTWALGAAGLRAAFLQPDGRVLVPDTIGGGFPEPSKAELAVLRDEQTTSLRTADLNGTSYRVAAVKVVGTQTVLLLAESLDDEDAILDRVLVVTIGFAAVGILLVGLAAGLASASGLRPIKRLSADLEVIARTEDLSPIPVLGEDEVARLSVSFNQLLAALSASRDRQRQLVADASHELRTPLTSLRTNVDLLAQAGGSLPDAQRDDLLADLRAQAEEMTALIGDLVELARDEPRTPVIDTVDIADLLDGALDRVRRRAPRLTWAVESEPWWVMGDLSGLQRAITNLLDNAAKWSPPTGTVSVRLTHGTLTVDDEGPGIPEAELGQIFERFYRSSEARSMVGSGLGLAIVRQVAERQGGSVTAERSPAGGARLVLRLPGSGAPPSA
- a CDS encoding response regulator transcription factor codes for the protein MTSAPNPRILVIDDDQAVRDSLRRSLEFNGFDVALASDGAEALANLSSIAPDLLIADVMMPRLDGLEMTRALRSAGNDVPILVLTARDSVGDRVEGLDAGADDYLPKPFDLQELLARVRALLRRATPNSTDGEEWLTFADLAMNVGGREVLRGGERIPLTRTEFTLLEMFLRRPRRVLDRQFILDEVWGYEFATSANSLEVYVGYLRRKTEVNGLPRLIQTVRGIGYVLKES
- a CDS encoding AAA family ATPase; this translates as MTWFESPSAALTALGSSGYLADQATATTAFLAGAVGKPLLLEGPAGVGKTEFAKAVARATGAELIRLQCYEGLDEARALYEWNYKKQLLRIQASDASWDDARDDIFSDEFLLSRPLLTAIRRPTPTVLLIDEVDKTDVEVEGLLLEVLSDFQVTIPELGTIEAVHRPYVVLTSNAARELSEALKRRCLYLYLDYPSAEREREIITSQVPELSDKVARQLVTVVARLRELELKKSPSIAESVDWARTLIALQIRSLDDEAIDTTLGVVLKHASDQDRAARELRLPSHDSRKRR
- a CDS encoding vWA domain-containing protein; translation: MSLLDRHVAFLEALRAAGLPVSLSEDLDAVSALSAVAWSSRDTVRDVYAATLVKRQSNRATFESLFDLYFPRLVGDGTRAQDPSLADEDAAATTAAVVGELREALMEAAEAGDTDRMRELAAQAMAQLGAMPGRGPGLSSWSSYTALRRIDADELIGQLVEGLMAAGWTREEAERTASRRLGQFTGLVEADARRRIAEEKGPDHVARITVRPSIDRLDFLSMRRTDIEELRAEVYPLARRLATRLAREQHARRRGPLDFRRTVRASLAYGGVPLETHHKPKRPHRNELVVLCDVSGSVANFASFTLLLVFALQEAFTRVRAFTFVDRLHEVTGEFKAGGDVVDTMERLVASSEHAARVGRTNYGRAFAQFRNEHFDALTPKTALLILGDARSNYSDLALNDLRAMVGATRHAFWLNPEVRRQWDTGDSEATAYGNIVDMVECRNLTQLQEFIHDLA